The DNA region TTCTCGTTTTGATGTTTGTGCTGATTGTCGCTGGTGCGTTGCTGGTGTTGGCGGCAGAGAACTACTCGTCAAGTTCACAGATTAAATCGATAACTCAGGCGATTTGGTGGGCAATCGTAACAATGACGACTACCGGGTATGGTGATTTAGTCCCATTTACCTTATCTGGCAGAGGTGCGGCGATTTTATTGATGTTTGGTGGAATCACGCTGGTAGCTTTATTCTCAGCGACGATTTCATCGGTGTTTGTAGTTATGCGTTTACGGGAGGGGAGGGGATTGCAAAAAATTCACTGGACCGAACACATCGTGGTATGCGGATGGAATAGTATCGCGATTAGTTTACTGGAAGGACTGAAGCGATTTTCCGAATCCAAACCGCGGATAGTGCTGATTAATATGTTGAGCGGCGACGAAATGCAAAATGTCGCTGAACGCTTCCGTGACTTAAAATTGGAATTTGTTCATGGGGATTCGACGCAGGAAGAGACGTTGAAGCGTGGGAATCTTTCATCAGCTCAGACGGTGATTCTTTTGTCGGATAACGGTATTAGCGGCGACGACCGCCAAATCTTTGTCGCATTAGCTGCACGATCCTTGAATAAAAACGCGAAGCTGTATGCTCAGGTAACTGATGAGAAAAATATATACCATCTCAAACGGGCTGGCGTCGACGAGGTCGTATGGGTTGCCCCCTATGCCGGATTTTTATTGGCAACCCATGCCGTTGCACCCGGTATTCCAAAGGTGTTCGATGAGTTGCTTAGTCCGCAGCAAAACATCTCATTCATCAAAGTGCCGATAGCGAAAGAATGGTACGAGCGCACCTATGGCGAATTTGCCAATGAGTATCGCAAGAGTACCGGCGGACAGATTATTGGTCTGTTACAGGAAACCTCATTGCTTTCGGTCGGCGACATTCTCTCCCATGATATCTCGTCAATTG from bacterium includes:
- a CDS encoding NAD-binding protein, with translation MQARSSFYHTALRWLREFFASHRQWLNEFLRQLYRSGLIIILVLMFVLIVAGALLVLAAENYSSSSQIKSITQAIWWAIVTMTTTGYGDLVPFTLSGRGAAILLMFGGITLVALFSATISSVFVVMRLREGRGLQKIHWTEHIVVCGWNSIAISLLEGLKRFSESKPRIVLINMLSGDEMQNVAERFRDLKLEFVHGDSTQEETLKRGNLSSAQTVILLSDNGISGDDRQIFVALAARSLNKNAKLYAQVTDEKNIYHLKRAGVDEVVWVAPYAGFLLATHAVAPGIPKVFDELLSPQQNISFIKVPIAKEWYERTYGEFANEYRKSTGGQIIGLLQETSLLSVGDILSHDISSIDEFIRRKFNEAGMTGSELEREQVRMNPPDETKLKKRDIAVALPPYQKRKEEG